A region of Solanum dulcamara chromosome 7, daSolDulc1.2, whole genome shotgun sequence DNA encodes the following proteins:
- the LOC129896394 gene encoding uncharacterized protein LOC129896394, translated as MDKEVDVRKQKVDVPETVVTIRLDEDAETEKSRIGGEEGDSDVKGNGSEGNEVKVKDLKKGDDFSTVIDVKCDGGDGKLGEDCQRVCRICHLSTSEAEKNLVDLIELGCGCKGELGFLHSHCAEAWFKLKGNRVCEICGEVAQNVTGVSNNRFIEEWNDARSTASGTGSTETTRGYWHGQPFCNFLMACLVISFVLPWFFRVNMF; from the exons ATGGATAAGGAGGTGGATGTACGGAAACAGAAAGTGGATGTTCCTGAGACTGTGGTCACTATCAGATTGGATGAAGATGCGGAAACTGAAAAGTCAAGAATTGGTGGGGAAGAGGGAGATTCGGATGTGAAGGGAAATGGGTCGGAAGGGAATGAGGTGAAAGTGAAGGATTTGAAGAAGGGTGATGATTTTTCGACTGTAATTGATGTGAAGTGTGATGGTGGTGATGGGAAATTGGGAGAGGATTGCCAAAGGGTTTGTAGAATTTGCCATTTGAGTACATCTGAAGCTGAAAAGAATTTGGTGGATTTGATTGAGCTTGGTTGTGGTTGTAAAGGAGAGCTTGGATTTTTGCATTCTCATTGTGCTGAGGCATGGTTTAAGCTGAAAGGAAACAG AGTATGTGAAATTTGTGGGGAGGTCGCACAAAATGTTACTGGTGTCAGCAATAACAGATTTATTGAAGAGTGGAATGATGCAAGATCTACTGCAAGTGGTACTGGCTCAACCGAAACGACTAGAGGTTACTGGCATGGGCAGCCATTCTGTAACTTCTTAATGGCGTGCCTGGTAATATCATTCGTGTTGCCATGGTTTTTCCGTGTAAATATGTTTTGA